The nucleotide sequence GACCCAGGCGGAAATTACCTGGAGTAGAACGAGCGGTAGCAGAAGGATCAGCACAGAACGACCCAGAAAACCGCGCGGGAGCAGACGTTTGAGAAGCGACAAGCGCTCCGGCCTGCCGAGCGAAAGGCTCAGGTCCTCCATCCCAGCAGGTCGCTCGAAACGGTCTTCGTAGCTGCTCATGGCCTTCGCCCCAACCTGCGGCTCCGACTCCGCCCGGTTCAGTTCGTCGGTCTCTCGCCGCACCGAGCCTTCGGGTCTATTGCGACGGCCGTGTAGACCGGCATTCAGTCAAGACCGGACTGCCATCCACAACGGACTGCGGTCCATACCGACCTTCGGAGCATCGCATGCGGCGGGCCGTCAATCGACGACCAAAGTATAGCCCACTCCGCGCACCGTCTGGAGGTAGCGGGGGTACTTCGGATCCGTTTCGATCTTGCGGCGCAAGCGCGTGACCTGCACATCGATGGTCCGCGCATTGCCGATCTCCGGGCTCGTCTCGCTCAGTTCGTCGCGGCTGACAGGCGCGCCGACACGGTCGGCCAAAGCCTTGAGAAGCTGCTGTTCGGCCGTCGAAAGCCGGACATAAGCGTCACCACGACGCAGTTCCTCGCGGTCGAGATCGAAACTGAAAGCCCCGAAGTGCACCCGCCGTGGTGAAGAGGTCCCAGCCTCGGCGGCCTTCGCCCGGCGCAGCACGGCATTGATCCGCAGCACCAGCTCACGCGGCTCGAAGGGTTTCGAGAGATAGTCGTCCGCACCGCTTTCGAAGCCCTCGATACGGCTTTCGACTTCATCCATCGCCGTCAGCAGCAGCACGGGCACACGCTGTTCCCGGCGCAGCGCGCGCAGGAGATCGAGCCCGCTTTCCCCCGGCATCATGATGTCAAGCACCAGGAGATCGAAGGCTAAAGAGCGCAGAAACTCCCTCGCCTCGCCCGCCTGGCTCGCAGTCGTTACCCGGAACCCTTGATCACTCAAATAGCGTTGCAGCAGCTCGCGGAGCCGTGTGTCGTCGTCGACGACGAGTATGTGTGCGGCCTCTTCCATGGGCTGGAGTATAGGCGAATCAGCGAGTTCCACCTAGAGTCAGCGCCAGCTCCCACGCCGCAACGCGCCGATCGGAAGCTTGCCCTCCCGCGGTGTCGCAGACCAGCTTACGATCGCTCTGGTCCAACGGGCTCAGACCCGAAGCGCGCCCGGTCGGGCGAGTCGATCAAACCGCGCATCACGGTCCGAAAGCCCGCCACCGCATCCGCGCCGGCGTCGCGATACGCATGGGCGATCCGATGTTTCTGCACCTCGGTCAGCTTGCGCTCGAGCTCTCGGCCCGTCTCGGTTAGTTCCAGCAAACGCTGCCGGCGATCGGTTGTCCCTCGGGTCTGTTTGATGAAGCCCTCACGCACCAGCTGACCCAGCACGCGCGACAACGACTGCTTGGTGATCTGGAGAACGGACAAGAGCTGATTGACCGGCAATCCCGGGTGGCGGCCGACGAAGTAGATCACCCGGTGGTGCGCCCGACCGAAACCGTAGTCGTCCAGGATCCGGTCGGCATCGCCGGTAAAGTCGCGGTAGGCGAAGAACAGCAGCTCGATCGCCTGACGCAGTTCATCTTCGCGCAGGAACAGAGGATTCGCAGTTTTTACGTCAGCCATGTTGACATATCTAGGTCAGCTCGTTACGTTTGCGCTATCAGATGGGACAGAAAGTAACAAAGTGTGGTTTTTCGGAGCAACGATACTCCAAATACTCACTTGAACCCTGAACCCCTCGGTGACAGCTGACCGAACCGGCCAGAGGCTCGTTGGAGAGCTTATAAATGGCGGTCGGGCAACCAGAAGATAAAGGCTTATAGGGCCGGAGGACCCGTCTTTCCATGCTTCCTTTCGACGATCGCGACGGCTTCATCTGGATGGATGGAGACCTGGTTCCCTGGCCCGACGCAACGCTGCACAGCCTTTCGCACGGCCTCCACTACGGCTCCTGCGTCTTCGAGGGCGAACGTGCCTATGGCGGCGAGGTCTTCGCCATGACCGAGCACCACGAACGCCTTGTCGCCTCGGCGCAGCTGATGGACTTCGAGATCCCTTATAGCGTCGAAGAGATCGATGCGGCGGCCCGTAAGGTCCTGGAGGTCAACTCCATCGGCGACGGCTACGTCCGTCCCGTTGCCTGGCGCGGCAGCGAGATGATGGGGGTCTCAGCACAGAAGAACAGGATCCACTTGGTGATCGCCGCCTGGGATTGGCCGGCCTACTTCTCGCCGGAAGCCCGGCTGCAGGGCATCCGCATGACCTTCGCGAAGTACCGCCGCCCGGATCCCGCCACCGCACCGGTGCATGCCAAGGCCGCCGGCCTCTACATGATCTGCACCCTAAGCAAGCACGATGCTGAAAAGCGCGGCTACAACGATGCGCTGATGCTCGATTGGCGCGGCCAGATTGCCGAGGCCACCGGGGCGAACATCTTCCTGGTGCAAGAAGGCAAGCTTCATACACCGACGCCGGACTGCTTCCTCGACGGCATCACACGCCGCACGGTAGTCGGCTTGGCCAAGGATCTGGGCTACGAGGTGATCGAGCGCGCGATCCTGCCGGAGGAGCTGGCGAAGACCGACGAAGTCTTCATTACCGGCACGGCCGTCGAAGTGACGCCAGTGGCGGAAATAGACGGCCAGACGTTCAAGGTGGGCGAGATCACACGATCGCTGGTGACCGCCTACGACGACCTCGTCAATCGCCGCGATGGCCGTACGGCCCACGCCTCCATCGCCGCCGCAGAATAAGATCGTCACGCAGCAAGACAGTCACGTCACGGAGTCCTGGAGAGGACAGCGTCCTCCGAAACCTTCTTCCGGACTTTGTGACGGACCGCGGCGAGCCGCCGGGCACCCACCTACAGACGGCGCGGCATCGCCGGCTGCGAGGCGGGACACCGCGCGGTAGAGTGCCGAAGTCCGCTCCAGTGCGCAGCGAATCGTCACCGGTATGACCAATGCTCTCACCGCAGATCCGGCCGTAATCGCGGATCTGCTGCGCGGCCTGCGCGAGAAGCTGCCGATCGCACCTGGGGCCTATCCCTTGCCGGGACCGCTATATGCTTGCCTGCGGCGCAAAGGCAGGCGTGTCGACGAGGTTTGGATCGAGACTGGCAGTCTGGCGAATGCTTTCGCCGAGCTTCTGCCACGACTGGAAGCGATTGGTGCGGATACCCTCGGGCTTTGCCTGACCCACGGGTGGCGTCGCGTGTCGCCGGAGCGTTTCGAGCAAGTCTTCACCAGGGCCGCGCAGGGCAAAGTCGGCATTTCGGTCGCCTTCGACGGCCAAGAACGGCGCTTGGCCCCCCTGAGCGCCATCGCCAGCAACCGCAGCTTCACGCGCTGGCTAAGCCGGCAGCAGACGGCGCCAGGCCGCAGTCTCGCCGATGTCCTGTTCGAGGGAGTGGAGATCCGATCCTTCGCAGCCCGTCAACTCCATCTCGCCCCTCTTACAGGACCTGTAACCGCCCTGCGCGGCACGCTGCTGTCGTACGGTGCGCCGCTGGTTCCGCCGGACGCGTTTGACCGAGCGGAGCTGGACCGTTTGATCGAGGGGATGACGGCCTGGCTGCATGCGAACCTGCGCGACGACGGACAACTGCCCTACAAGTACTGGCCAAGCCGTGGACGCGAGTCCGACGCCGACAGTCCCATTCGCCGCTTCATGGCGACTCTCGCGCTGATCAAGACGGCGGAGGCGAAAGACGACACGGCCTTGATGATGCGTGCCGCGGCGAACCTGCAGTTCAACCTGGACCGCTTCTACCGCTCTGATGGGCGGGCCGGCCTGATCGAGTGGCAGGGCCAGGTGAAACTGGGGGCCGTCGCGCTGGCGGCACTGGCCATTCTGGAGCATCCTCAACGCCACCGCTGGGAAGAGGCCTATCGCCGTCTCTCGGCCACGGTTGACGATCTGCATCGGGCCGACGGCTCTTTCCGCAGCTTCCTGAAACCTGCCGAACGCAACGACAACCAGAACTTCTATCCCGGTGAAGCCCTGTTGTTCTGGGCTACGCGATTGCGCGCAGATCCCGAAGGCGACCTAGCCGCCCGTTTTCAAGCCAGTTTCATCCACTATCGCGCCTGGCACCGCGCCGCGCGCAGCCCGGCTTTCGTTCCCTGGCACAGCCAGGCCTACGCGCTTGCCTATGCGGCGCTGAACGCGGCTGAACTGAGAGACTTCGTATTTGAGATGAACGACTGGCTGTTGCCCCTGCAGCAGTG is from Algihabitans albus and encodes:
- a CDS encoding branched-chain amino acid aminotransferase — its product is MLPFDDRDGFIWMDGDLVPWPDATLHSLSHGLHYGSCVFEGERAYGGEVFAMTEHHERLVASAQLMDFEIPYSVEEIDAAARKVLEVNSIGDGYVRPVAWRGSEMMGVSAQKNRIHLVIAAWDWPAYFSPEARLQGIRMTFAKYRRPDPATAPVHAKAAGLYMICTLSKHDAEKRGYNDALMLDWRGQIAEATGANIFLVQEGKLHTPTPDCFLDGITRRTVVGLAKDLGYEVIERAILPEELAKTDEVFITGTAVEVTPVAEIDGQTFKVGEITRSLVTAYDDLVNRRDGRTAHASIAAAE
- a CDS encoding response regulator, producing MEEAAHILVVDDDTRLRELLQRYLSDQGFRVTTASQAGEAREFLRSLAFDLLVLDIMMPGESGLDLLRALRREQRVPVLLLTAMDEVESRIEGFESGADDYLSKPFEPRELVLRINAVLRRAKAAEAGTSSPRRVHFGAFSFDLDREELRRGDAYVRLSTAEQQLLKALADRVGAPVSRDELSETSPEIGNARTIDVQVTRLRRKIETDPKYPRYLQTVRGVGYTLVVD
- a CDS encoding MarR family winged helix-turn-helix transcriptional regulator, producing MADVKTANPLFLREDELRQAIELLFFAYRDFTGDADRILDDYGFGRAHHRVIYFVGRHPGLPVNQLLSVLQITKQSLSRVLGQLVREGFIKQTRGTTDRRQRLLELTETGRELERKLTEVQKHRIAHAYRDAGADAVAGFRTVMRGLIDSPDRARFGSEPVGPERS